aACTTttccatcctctctattaatagagagcctctctccacctcttagtgcctcctaacttcattttttaataataatttattattgatgtctctctcctcacactattggtaatgtaacaataaagaataatcttaataataaaataataaataaggagtgaatataaagagcattgttggagatgatatatcttagccactcttaaatcattaagagtcaattatttatattatttttagagagctcactaagagtctcttggagatgctcttacatGGATGAAGGCCTTGATGCTAGTCTTATCAATAGAAAACCAGAAATATAAAAGAATAGCTACTATCTCCGCTTTAGCATACAACCCTTTAACTCTATTCATTCAAAAGCAAGCCATGATAGTCCCCAAATACCTGACTAATATACTAATTATATGTAGAAGGAGAATAGAATACACGTATAATTGCTGAAATGGATAGTGAGCAGAATCATGCAAATCATTTGAATGCCTCTTTTCAGGTTGTTGGAGGCACAAGTAAACTGATATTTCGGTTCTGATTCTTCACATGAGATTATAGAATTTTTTGGTGGGATGAGATTGgagatagtatttttttttgttacaatatATAGGATCTAGTTGTATGTATCATTTTCTCTCTTAATCTGGTAAGTTTTAGAACTCTCCATTGAGTTTCCTACACAAAAGCACTCAGTAATGGTCTCAGAATTTCCTACACAGAACACTCCGTAATTGTGTTGAAATTTCCTACAAAAAACGTGTCAGTGATGGTGTTTGTAAGACCGAAGAATCACCGATTAAAATGGCCAGGAAACACTTACACATCACCGACACCAATTGCGCTAGTTTTATTTGAGACGCAACCGAAAATTTGCATCAACCGTTATCTAGGAACTCAACGCCGACACATCGGATTCAACCAGTGATGACGATCACTGACAAATTTATGATTATCATCAACGGATGTTTCTGTCGGTGATAACATTTTTTCTTGTATTGAGTAAACATGAATTGACCGAACTATGTAAATTACTATTGTATTTAGAGTTAGCTTATAATTTCCTTTTCGCATATCAAATTTGTTTAATCAATACCCGATTCAATCCAATTCACGAacgatagaaaaaaaaagaattttatttattttattttcaaagaAGATAATCTAAAATATATTAGAGATTTACTAATTAACATATGATTCACATTGATTTATTTTGGAAGATCATAAACTACACTTTTTATATAGAAAAACCAAATACAATAACCACGTTAGGAAGATGGATATGGAGTAGCAACCACAAGAAGAGGGAATTTTCTGTCGGCACTGATACCAGTGGTCTCAGTCATGTCTAAATCTTGTGGTGTTGCTACACCATGTAATTCCCAATCAAACTTGAGAATCCTGCAGgattttagaatttgaattccttGGAACTCATTAACTTTGTCAAACCAAGCTCAACTATGCTCATTGCAAACTGAATCCCTGGACATATTCTCCTACCTGATCCAAATGGTATCAATTCAAAATATTGTCTTTTGAAATCTATACCACTATTCATGAATCTTTCTGGAAAAAATTCCTCTGCTCGATCCCATAATGCAGGATCTCTTCCTATTGCATAGGCATTGATAAACACTTGAGTTCCTGCTGAAATATTAAACCCTTTTACTTTCACATCTTGAGTTGAAACTCGAAGAATTAGTAATGGAAGCGGAGGATGCAAACGTAGAGCTTCTTTTATTACTGTTTTCAAGTAAGGAATTTTATCGAGATCATCTTCAGTTATCTCTGATTTGTTTTTAAGGATTTCTCttatttcattttgaagttTCTTCATTACCTCCGGATGCCTCAAAAGCTCTGTCATTACCCATTCCAAAGCAGAAACCGTAGTGTCTGTACCTCCATTAAAAACATCCTACAAAGAACACAATAAAATTTATCAGAATCTCTTTCTTTAAATTTGTTGCTAAAttaagtttttatttcttttttcatgTACTCGAAGCTATAATGAACTTGCGGAATAATGTGTAAATTTAACCAATTGAGAAAGAATATATTTAGCATCCATGGTTCAATGAAGTTCAATATAGTTACTTACTAGGAGGATAGCCTTGATGCTAGTTTTATCAATAGGAAAACCAgcaatattttctttttgaatcCAAAGCAAAACGTCAACGAAATCCTTATTTTTGGATTCAGCTTTCCAATTATCTTTAGCAAGATGTTGATCAACTACTTTGTCCAAGAACTCATCCATCTCTTTAGCTACTTTCTCAGCTTTAGCATACAAACCTTTAGCACTACTCACCCAACCAAGCCATGGAATAAAGTTCCCAACATCAAAAAACCCCAAAA
The DNA window shown above is from Euphorbia lathyris chromosome 1, ddEupLath1.1, whole genome shotgun sequence and carries:
- the LOC136217830 gene encoding cytochrome P450 736A117-like — translated: MLSLSLSEHLTSSYFTITIFLALSFLLILLKWSSFSIKKSGVAPPSPPTFPIIGNFHQLGLFPHRSLKKLAEIYGPIMLLHLGRVPALIISSADMAREIMKTHDIIFSDRPKSKLSKILSYDQKDIAGAPYGEYWRQMKSIAVVNLLSNKRVKSYKDVREEETNLMIDNIKSSSSPVNLSKIIANTTNDTVSRVALGKKYGEKMMKDLTREAADVLGFFDVGNFIPWLGWVSSAKGLYAKAEKVAKEMDEFLDKVVDQHLAKDNWKAESKNKDFVDVLLWIQKENIAGFPIDKTSIKAILLDVFNGGTDTTVSALEWVMTELLRHPEVMKKLQNEIREILKNKSEITEDDLDKIPYLKTVIKEALRLHPPLPLLILRVSTQDVKVKGFNISAGTQVFINAYAIGRDPALWDRAEEFFPERFMNSGIDFKRQYFELIPFGSGRRICPGIQFAMSIVELGLTKILKFDWELHGVATPQDLDMTETTGISADRKFPLLVVATPYPSS